Proteins found in one Candidatus Poribacteria bacterium genomic segment:
- the ilvB gene encoding biosynthetic-type acetolactate synthase large subunit, whose product MELSGAQILVDGLKREGVEYIFGVNGGAAMPIFDALYGETEIKLIPMRHEQGASHAADGYARATGKVGVALATSGPGATNLVTGIATAYMDSIPMVAITGQVFTHYIGSDAFQECDVIGVTRPICKHSYLITSSDEIADVVAEAFHIAKTGKPGPVIIDIAKDAQIHEALFQYPETVDIRSYKPQVHGDPVQIAKAAALIKEAKRPMLYAGGGVVLANASEELRQLTLNTQIPITVTLMGLGAFPETHPLAMEMPGMHGSCCANYAFTDSDLVIAIGARFDDRVTGDLSKFAPNAKKIHIDIDASCIGKNVPVDVPIVGDAKSVLTELNKQVGTADIDPWRAQIQEWKQKYPFEYDQKSDIVMPQFVIEKIYEHYSDAIVVADVGQHQMWAAQYFKFTEPRQWLNSGGLGTMGFSLPAAIGAQLGCPDKTVVNINGDGSYIMTIQELVPAVTMKLPLKVFIINNMYLGMVRQWQELFHGKRYSAVDYHDNPDFALLAQAFGATGLRVEHPEDVEPALQKAKGITDGPVVIDFIVDEEENVFPMVPAGKGLGDVIRGLS is encoded by the coding sequence ATGGAACTTTCAGGAGCACAAATCCTGGTTGATGGTCTCAAGCGGGAAGGTGTCGAATATATCTTCGGTGTCAACGGTGGCGCAGCGATGCCGATTTTTGATGCCTTGTACGGCGAGACCGAAATCAAATTGATTCCGATGCGGCATGAACAAGGGGCTTCCCACGCCGCTGATGGCTACGCACGCGCCACCGGGAAGGTCGGTGTTGCACTCGCAACCTCCGGTCCCGGCGCTACCAATCTCGTCACCGGTATCGCTACTGCCTATATGGACTCCATTCCGATGGTCGCGATTACTGGTCAGGTTTTCACGCACTATATCGGCAGTGATGCTTTCCAAGAATGCGATGTTATCGGCGTGACACGCCCGATCTGTAAGCACAGTTACCTCATTACAAGCAGTGACGAAATCGCAGATGTTGTCGCTGAAGCGTTTCACATCGCGAAAACAGGGAAACCGGGTCCTGTTATTATTGACATCGCCAAAGATGCGCAGATACATGAAGCCCTGTTTCAGTATCCAGAAACGGTTGACATCCGTAGCTACAAACCTCAAGTTCATGGCGATCCGGTACAAATTGCCAAGGCGGCGGCACTGATAAAAGAAGCCAAACGCCCTATGCTTTATGCCGGCGGCGGTGTAGTCCTTGCGAATGCCAGCGAAGAACTACGGCAGCTGACCTTGAATACACAGATCCCGATTACCGTTACCTTGATGGGACTTGGCGCGTTCCCTGAGACGCATCCGTTAGCAATGGAGATGCCCGGCATGCACGGCTCCTGTTGCGCAAATTATGCCTTCACCGATTCAGACTTGGTTATCGCTATTGGTGCGAGATTTGACGACCGCGTTACCGGGGATCTCAGTAAATTCGCACCTAACGCCAAGAAGATCCACATTGATATAGACGCGTCTTGTATTGGGAAAAACGTCCCTGTTGATGTCCCGATCGTTGGCGATGCGAAAAGCGTCCTGACGGAACTCAACAAACAGGTCGGTACAGCGGATATCGACCCGTGGCGCGCCCAGATTCAGGAGTGGAAGCAGAAATACCCATTTGAATACGATCAAAAATCGGATATAGTCATGCCGCAATTTGTTATTGAAAAAATATATGAGCATTACAGTGATGCCATCGTTGTTGCGGATGTCGGACAACACCAGATGTGGGCAGCGCAGTACTTCAAATTCACTGAACCTCGACAGTGGCTTAATTCTGGAGGGCTTGGCACGATGGGCTTTAGCCTACCCGCCGCAATCGGTGCGCAGCTCGGATGTCCAGACAAAACCGTCGTCAATATCAACGGGGACGGGTCCTATATCATGACGATCCAAGAACTGGTCCCAGCGGTTACCATGAAGCTGCCGCTTAAGGTCTTCATCATTAACAATATGTACCTCGGAATGGTACGCCAGTGGCAGGAATTGTTCCACGGCAAACGTTATTCCGCTGTTGATTACCACGACAACCCTGATTTCGCCTTGCTCGCACAAGCGTTCGGTGCCACGGGCTTGCGGGTCGAACACCCTGAAGATGTCGAACCCGCATTACAGAAGGCAAAAGGGATTACCGACGGTCCTGTGGTCATTGACTTTATTGTTGATGAAGAAGAGAACGTGTTCCCGATGGTGCCAGCCGGTAAAGGGCTTGGAGATGTTATTCGCGGGTTATCTTAA
- the ilvN gene encoding acetolactate synthase small subunit, whose amino-acid sequence MNSEERHIFSVLVENRFGVLARVAGLFSGRGFNIDSLNVAETHDKSISHITLVTHGDAQIMEQIYQHLNRLIDVIEVTDLSAAGTHVERELVLIKIATDDPQKRTEILQVAEVFRGRVIDMKPASLVLEITGDEGKLKAAIDIFNTYGILELTRTGKIAMLRGSEK is encoded by the coding sequence ATGAATTCAGAAGAACGACATATCTTTTCCGTTTTAGTCGAAAACCGATTCGGAGTCCTTGCACGCGTTGCGGGGCTCTTTAGCGGGCGCGGCTTTAATATCGACAGTCTCAACGTCGCTGAGACACATGACAAAAGCATCTCGCATATAACTCTTGTCACACACGGTGACGCGCAAATTATGGAACAGATCTACCAGCATCTAAACAGACTCATCGACGTTATTGAGGTGACCGACCTTTCCGCTGCTGGAACGCATGTTGAGCGAGAACTTGTTCTTATTAAAATTGCTACCGATGATCCTCAAAAACGCACCGAGATTCTACAAGTCGCGGAGGTTTTTCGTGGGCGGGTCATAGATATGAAGCCTGCCTCCCTTGTGCTTGAAATTACCGGTGATGAAGGTAAATTGAAAGCGGCAATTGATATTTTCAATACGTACGGTATCCTTGAGCTGACACGCACCGGCAAAATAGCGATGTTACGCGGCTCCGAGAAATAG
- the ilvC gene encoding ketol-acid reductoisomerase, with amino-acid sequence MATIYYDSDANFDLLKERTVAVVGYGAQGRAQSLNLKDSGANVIVALYEGSRSKARAEAEGLTVKNVEEAAAMADIVQVLIPDERHAAVYRDQIAPNMEAGNMLLVSHGFSVHFGQIVPASDIDVAMIAPKGPGSLVREVFEGGGGVPCLIAIHQDTTGLARDVALAYARGIGGTRAGVIETTFREETETDLFGEQAVLCGGTAALIKAAFDTLVEAGYQPEMAYFECLHELKLIVDLIYTGGLSKMRNDVSNTAEYGDLTRGPQLIDDSVRDKMRQILKDVQGGVFAREWVLENEANQPVLGALRRQEAELEIEEVGKNLRSMMSWLDE; translated from the coding sequence ATGGCAACGATTTATTACGATAGTGATGCTAATTTTGACTTACTGAAAGAGCGTACCGTCGCTGTTGTTGGCTATGGTGCGCAAGGACGTGCACAGTCGCTAAATCTCAAAGACAGCGGTGCAAACGTGATCGTCGCATTATACGAAGGCAGCCGTTCAAAAGCCCGTGCAGAAGCGGAAGGTCTGACTGTCAAGAACGTTGAAGAAGCCGCAGCAATGGCAGACATCGTCCAAGTTCTCATACCTGACGAACGCCACGCCGCTGTCTATCGCGACCAGATTGCCCCTAACATGGAAGCAGGCAATATGCTCCTCGTCTCACACGGGTTTAGCGTCCACTTTGGGCAGATTGTACCTGCCAGCGACATTGATGTCGCAATGATTGCGCCTAAGGGCCCCGGTTCCCTCGTTCGTGAAGTGTTTGAAGGCGGTGGTGGTGTGCCGTGCCTTATCGCCATCCATCAAGACACCACAGGTCTCGCGCGCGATGTCGCACTCGCTTATGCAAGAGGTATCGGCGGCACACGTGCTGGGGTCATTGAAACGACGTTCCGCGAGGAGACCGAAACCGATCTCTTCGGTGAGCAAGCCGTGTTGTGTGGCGGAACCGCTGCCCTCATCAAAGCCGCCTTTGATACACTCGTTGAAGCCGGTTATCAACCGGAAATGGCTTATTTTGAATGCCTCCACGAGTTGAAATTGATTGTTGACCTGATCTATACGGGTGGGTTGAGCAAGATGCGGAACGATGTCAGCAACACCGCCGAATACGGTGATCTAACACGCGGTCCTCAACTCATTGACGATAGTGTCCGGGACAAGATGCGCCAAATCTTGAAAGACGTTCAAGGCGGTGTCTTTGCACGTGAATGGGTTTTGGAAAATGAGGCGAACCAACCCGTGTTAGGCGCGCTCCGCCGACAAG